The genomic stretch aaaataaaaacatatatttaGAACAATCTCACATAAATATACACGAATATTTAGAACAGTCTCACTTACGTATCAACTAATTGCTTCATATCCGGATAATTTGTCCATTCACCATCTATCGAATTCAGAAAATATACCACTTCTTTTAAAGGATCAATAGCAAGCAACAACCAGTGACACctataaattaaaacaaaagtttataTGGAAATTTTTTACGTAAAAGAAACAATTAAAGATTAGAATAAACTTAGAATTAAAATCTAACCCTGAATTATACGGCCAAAGATACAAGTTGTTTGTACTGCTGGCCATGAATCTCTTGACTAAGTACTCTCTACATGAATCTGGTTCCCTACAAATTAATGCTTTGTTGACCAGGGAGGAAGACACGAAACGGAATCTGTTTGACAATTGATCATTCCCGCGCATGAAATTGTCATACAAGAACCTtcaataaaaacataataaacattagactatatttattgaaatgtgtaaataaattgttcaagtaattaaataatatataGATCGGATTACCGAATGTATGTGTGTATAACACCGACGCCTAATTCTTGATGCCGAAAAATATGTTCCAGATCTTCTTTTCCGATTGTTTCAGTGCATGAATAACCAAAGATATCTTCCTCCATATCCAGTAAGCGAATAGCACCAGCTGTTGCCATATCTGATGAGTCAACAAGTGTTTCAAGAGATATCTGGTATCGAGGCACAAAAGCACGTTTTTTTGGCAAAGAAGTCACTGGAAGATCCCTTTTGTTTTTCTGTCGACTACCAATTTTCTGGCTCAGTTGTTGTGACCCTTGAGCAAATACCTATAAATCATATAACATAGGTAAATTATAAAATCATGCATTTTTTGATTCGGATCATATAATTAACACTTTCAATATACCtctttttgtgatgcaacagacTCGTTGTGCCGCAACAAATGATCCTCTATCACGAATGATACTCTTCATAATAGTGATGCCTCGTGTAATTTCTTTTTCTGAAGTATCATCAGGAGCATTTGCATCTTGTGAGTTTTCTTGATCACTAGCCATTTaacctgtaataaagaaaaaatataaaaatgaaatgaaaaatataaaaatccATAATCAATAATCCatatatatattgaataataTAAAATGACATAGGCTATAATTAAATTTTCTTGAATGACATAGGCTATAATTATACTATTACCTTTTTCAGTAACGTCTCTTTTTTTTCTTGGTAGGAATATGTTCTACTTTTCTTTTAACAACgcggacggttggattgatccaaataccctcattatgatcatttctaatacATGATTCATTCTCATTTTGATCATTTATGGTAAAagattcaatctcaacatcaatatcaccttgatctccaattctttcatcaattactttgttagataaaagcactatagaccatttcgtacttgTCGGATCAGTGACATAGAATACTTGTttagcttgagaggctagaatgAAAGGctcatctttgtaccccaccctattaagatcaacttgcaaaaatc from Lathyrus oleraceus cultivar Zhongwan6 chromosome 7, CAAS_Psat_ZW6_1.0, whole genome shotgun sequence encodes the following:
- the LOC127104257 gene encoding uncharacterized protein LOC127104257; its protein translation is MASDQENSQDANAPDDTSEKEITRGITIMKSIIRDRGSFVAAQRVFAQGSQQLSQKIGSRQKNKRDLPVTSLPKKRAFVPRYQISLETLVDSSDMATAGAIRLLDMEEDIFGYSCTETIGKEDLEHIFRHQELGVGVIHTYIRFLYDNFMRGNDQLSNRFRFVSSSLVNKALICREPDSCREYLVKRFMASSTNNLYLWPYNSGCHWLLLAIDPLKEVVYFLNSIDGEWTNYPDMKQLVDTSIKVFRSQRQARVPRTKSSNITWIKVQCPLQRNGIDCGYFVMRFMREIINMNQIEIPITVEMVGLN